Proteins from a genomic interval of Danio rerio strain Tuebingen ecotype United States chromosome 4, GRCz12tu, whole genome shotgun sequence:
- the si:ch211-161m3.6 gene encoding uncharacterized protein LOC100005838 → MAFIKEECEDIKTEDVFIVKMEDAEEHTDPLPVKEESQELDEVEEKGPFENYQHFVTGGQSFHRARTDRTSSQEKVQEIDPISYFICFQCGKGFTQKGSLNRHMRTHTGEKPYSCPLCGKSFNQHGNLEVHMGVHSGETPFACQQCGKSFSRKGNLRYHMRVHTGECPFTCQQCGISFTAKGSLTRHMRIHTGERPYTCSECGESFEQHGSLKVHMRTHTGEKPYTCQQCGKSFDQHGNLKVHLRIHTGEKPYECPQCAKTFDQHGNLSAHENSLRGKAVYVSPVWEQLYSERTP, encoded by the coding sequence ACCCGTTGCCGGTGAAAGAGGAGAGTCAAGAACTGGATGAAGTGGAAGAGAAAGGTCCTTTTGAGAATTATCAACATTTCGTAACTGGAGGACAATCATTTCATCGTGCACGGACTGACAGAACTTCCTCGCAAGAAAAAGTGCAAGAGATCGACCCTATAAGCTACTTCATCTGCTTTCAGTGTGGGAAAGGTTTCACTCAGAAGGGAAGCCTCAACAgacacatgagaactcacaccggagagaagccttacTCCTGTCCTCTGTGCGGAAAGAGCTTTAACCAGCACGGAAACCTTGAAGTGCACATGGGCGTCCACAGCGGAGAGACCCCTTTCGCCTGCcaacagtgtgggaaaagtttcagcCGAAAAGGAAATCTTAGGtatcacatgagagttcacaccggGGAGTGTCCGTTCACTTGCCAACAGTGCGGAATAAGCTTCACTGCGAAAGGAAGTCTTACCagacacatgagaattcacaccggagagagacCATACACGTGCTCCGAGTGTGGAGAGAGCTTTGAACAACACGGAAGCCTTAAggtccacatgagaactcacaccggagagaagccttacACATGCcagcagtgtggaaagagcttcgaTCAGCACGGCAACCTTAAAGTCCACCTGAGAATTCACACGGGAGAGAAACCGTACGAGTGTCCTCAGTGTGCGAAGACTTTCGATCAACACGGAAACCtcagtgcacatgagaattcactcCGGGGAAAAGCCGTATACGTGTCCCCAGTGTGGGAACAGCTTTACTCAGAAAGGACACCTTGA